The following proteins come from a genomic window of Macrobrachium rosenbergii isolate ZJJX-2024 chromosome 37, ASM4041242v1, whole genome shotgun sequence:
- the LOC136825200 gene encoding high mobility group nucleosome-binding domain-containing protein 5-like: MSNGSRHSLHCDHTVIFITIVIITWLTCTQVIRRGWTTSRRNKKGGGQHQEEESKEDGQHQEEDSKEDGQHQGEESKEDEQHQEEESKEDGQHQGGIRKEDGQHQEEESKEDGQHQEEESKEDGQHQEEESKENGQHQGGIRKEDGQHQEEESKEDGQHQEEESKEDGQHQGGIRKEDGQHQEEESKEDGQHQEEESKEDGQHQEEESKEDGHHEEGSKEDGQHQEEESKEDGQHQGEIRKEDGQHQGEIRKEDGQHQGEESKENG, from the exons ATGTCAAACGGTTCGCGTCATTCTCTTCACTGTGATCACACTGTCATCttcatcaccatcgtcatcatcacgTGGCTGACATGCACCCAAGTAATACGGC gaggatggacaacatcaaggagaaataagaaaggaggaggacaacatcaagaagaagaaagtaaggaggatggacaACATCAAGAAGAAGACAGTAAGGAGGATGGACAACATCAAGGAGAAGAAAGTAAGGAGGATGAACAACATCAAGAAGAAGAGAGTAAGGAGGATGGACAACATCAAGgaggaataagaaaggaggatggacaacatcaagaagaagaaagtaaggaggatggacaacatcaagaagaagaaagtaaggaggatggacaACATCAAGAAGAAGAGAGTAAAGAGAATGGACAACACCAAGgaggaataagaaaggaggatggacaacatcaagaagaagaaagtaaggaggatggacaACATCAAGAAGAAGAGAGTAAGGAGGATGGACAACATCAAGgaggaataagaaaggaggatggacaacatcaagaagaagaaagtaaggaggatggacaACATCAAGAAGAAGAGAGTAAGGAGGATGGACaacaccaagaagaagaaagtaaggaaGATGGACATCACGAAGAAGGAAGTAAGGAGGATGGACAgcatcaagaagaagaaagtaaggaggatggacaACATCAAGGAGAAATAAGAAAGGAGGATGGGCAACATCAAGGAGAAATAAGAAAGGAGGATGGGCAACATCAAGGAGAAGAAAGTAAGGAGAATGGATAA
- the LOC136825201 gene encoding cilia- and flagella-associated protein 251-like: MNGQHQGEESKEDGQHQEEEGKVDGKHQEEESKEDGQHQEEKGKVDGKHQEEESKEDGQHQEEESKEDGQHQEEKGKVDGKHQEEESKEDGQHLGEISKEDGQHQGEESKEDGQHQGEISKEDGQHQGEISKEDG; this comes from the coding sequence ATGAATGGACAACATCAAGGAGaagaaagtaaggaggatggacaACATCAAGAAGAAGAGGGTAAGGTGGATGGAaaacatcaagaagaagaaagtaaggaggatggacaACATCAAGAAGAAAAGGGTAAGGTGGATGGAaaacatcaagaagaagaaagtaaggaggatggacaacatcaagaagaagaaagtaaggaggatggacaACATCAAGAAGAAAAGGGTAAGGTGGATGGAaaacatcaagaagaagaaagtaaggaggatggacaACATCTAGGAGAAATAAGTAAGGAGGATGGACAACATCAAGGAGaagaaagtaaggaggatggacaACATCAAGGAGAAATAAGTAAGGAGGATGGACAACATCAAGGAGAAATAAGTAAGGAGGATGGCtga
- the LOC136825202 gene encoding uncharacterized protein, with protein MDNIKKKKVRRMDNIKKKKVRRMDSITKKKVRRMDNIKRKKVRRMDNIKKTKVRRMDNIKKKKVRRMDNIKKKKVRRMDNIKEKKASRMDNIKKKEVRWMENIKKKKVRRMDNIKEKKASRMDNIKKKEVRWMENIKKKKVRRMDNIKEK; from the coding sequence atggacaacatcaagaagaagaaagtaaggaggatggacaacatcaagaagaagaaagtaaggaggatggacaGCATCACGAAGaagaaagtaaggaggatggacaacatcaagaggaagaaagtaaggaggatggacaacatcaagaagacgaaagtaaggaggatggacaacatcaagaagaagaaagtaagaaggatggacaacatcaagaagaagaaagtaaggagAATGGACAACATCAAGGAGAAGAAAGCAAGTAGGATGGACAACATCAAGAAGAAGGAGGTAAGGTGGATGGAaaacatcaagaagaagaaagtaaggaggatggacaACATCAAGGAGAAGAAAGCAAGTAGGATGGACAACATCAAGAAGAAGGAGGTAAGGTGGATGGAaaacatcaagaagaagaaagtaaggaggatggacaACATCAAGGAGAAATAA